One Corynebacterium tuberculostearicum DNA window includes the following coding sequences:
- a CDS encoding metallophosphoesterase family protein, which translates to MKNKLCAFSSVLALTGMVGAPVAAAQSSLPGSSFGSSLGSSLGSSWGSSQGSSEGSSAGDEAQPGEGAESRVLWQESFDGVDTPAWFTHRAPEGWSTDVQGVDSGESRWKGWTFGDMRHWTWASGTDMRHYFTQAHDTFAIIDNKQQRLAEGDSMTAGLQSPAIPVAGQERVNVEFDHHYRQGKAGQNATVTVSFDGGEAQEIAAFDKDVFSKHESIGVDVPAGAKTMQVSFSYNNGNDDWWWAVDNVGVVKPLGELQGSPQATVDVLSDVQGDPQDYKDAVRQLNGMEDKAGALVLNGDLVDDGSQQQWDDFLAAHSEVPHDSGKELWTIGNHEMYGKEGSKTYLDRFLKYSGQDKPWKEEVVDGVPLISVNTEFYSDILRHGKEPFQRLSKEQLDWLDERLAYWDAKGTPALVFSHPLLPQTVSMSHSAWYQNDFEDLEALSNVVNKYNNIVWFSSHSHSSLHQNNWWGTRRYDGTGEAGRTGFPVVNTGAILNEYLPDGDNDETIVKEKEEASTGLRVKVFADRVRVEAWDFKSGEMIKYQDFAR; encoded by the coding sequence ATGAAAAATAAACTCTGTGCTTTCTCATCTGTCCTGGCGCTCACCGGAATGGTAGGCGCGCCCGTTGCGGCGGCCCAGTCCTCGCTTCCAGGTTCCTCCTTTGGTTCTTCTTTGGGGTCATCGTTGGGCTCTTCCTGGGGGTCTTCCCAGGGCTCGTCCGAGGGTTCCTCCGCTGGGGACGAGGCGCAGCCGGGGGAAGGCGCTGAGTCGCGGGTGCTGTGGCAGGAAAGCTTCGACGGGGTGGATACCCCGGCATGGTTTACCCACCGCGCGCCGGAGGGGTGGAGCACGGATGTGCAGGGCGTGGACTCGGGCGAGTCCCGCTGGAAGGGCTGGACCTTTGGCGATATGCGCCACTGGACCTGGGCATCTGGTACCGATATGCGCCATTATTTCACCCAGGCGCATGACACTTTCGCCATCATCGACAACAAGCAGCAGCGTTTGGCTGAGGGCGATTCCATGACCGCGGGTCTACAGAGCCCGGCCATCCCGGTGGCGGGGCAGGAGCGAGTGAATGTGGAATTCGACCACCATTACCGCCAGGGTAAGGCCGGGCAAAATGCCACGGTGACGGTCTCCTTCGATGGTGGGGAAGCTCAGGAAATCGCCGCCTTTGATAAGGATGTCTTCTCCAAGCACGAGTCCATCGGCGTGGACGTGCCGGCCGGCGCGAAGACAATGCAGGTCAGCTTCAGCTACAACAACGGCAATGATGACTGGTGGTGGGCGGTGGATAACGTGGGCGTCGTCAAGCCGCTCGGTGAGCTTCAAGGCTCGCCGCAGGCTACCGTGGACGTGCTTTCCGACGTCCAGGGCGACCCCCAAGACTACAAAGACGCGGTCCGCCAGTTGAACGGTATGGAGGATAAGGCCGGGGCGCTGGTGCTCAACGGCGACCTCGTGGACGATGGCTCGCAGCAGCAGTGGGATGATTTCTTGGCCGCGCACAGTGAGGTGCCGCACGATTCGGGCAAGGAATTGTGGACCATCGGCAACCACGAAATGTATGGCAAGGAAGGCTCTAAGACCTACCTGGATCGCTTCCTGAAGTACTCCGGCCAGGACAAGCCGTGGAAGGAAGAAGTGGTGGATGGGGTGCCGCTGATTTCGGTAAATACCGAGTTTTATTCCGATATTCTGCGCCACGGCAAGGAGCCGTTCCAGCGCCTTAGCAAGGAGCAGCTCGATTGGCTAGATGAGCGCCTAGCGTATTGGGATGCTAAGGGCACACCGGCGCTAGTCTTCAGCCATCCGCTGCTGCCGCAGACCGTATCGATGTCCCATTCGGCGTGGTACCAGAATGACTTTGAGGACCTCGAGGCGCTTTCCAATGTGGTCAATAAGTACAACAACATCGTGTGGTTTAGCAGCCACAGCCATTCCTCGCTGCACCAAAATAACTGGTGGGGAACCCGCCGCTACGACGGCACCGGCGAGGCCGGCCGCACCGGTTTCCCGGTGGTCAACACCGGTGCCATCCTCAATGAGTACCTGCCGGATGGCGATAATGACGAGACAATCGTCAAGGAAAAAGAAGAGGCCTCCACTGGACTGCGGGTCAAGGTCTTTGCTGACCGCGTCCGGGTGGAGGCCTGGGACTTTAAGTCCGGCGAGATGATTAAGTATCAGGACTTCGCGCGGTAG
- a CDS encoding OPT family oligopeptide transporter codes for MANASSAAGSKASLPELTLRGIIIGGLITLIFTAANVYLGLKVGLTFATSIPAAVISMAVLRRFKGHNIKENNIVQTIASAAGTLSAIIFVLPGLVMVGYWQGFGFVQTAGVCIIGGVLGVMYSIPLRRALVTGSDLPYPEGVAAAEVLKVGDENASGTSQEENAKGLRVIVAGGITSAVMALLTAMKAAASEVTAYFKLGAGATTLGTSLSTALIGVGHMVGLPVGIAMLVGVVISYFILLPIFTTGDITGATALADVVDTTFSDDIRFIGVGTMAIAAIWTLLKIAAPIAVGIRQSLASSRARKSGSAVDVTERDIPFPYVATTIVAFMVPIALLLWDFVRGTDIHDHMAVLITVSVLFTLLVGLIIASVCGYMAGLIGASNSPISSIGIIAVLAASLLIAAVTRGTTADPLSLVAYTLFTAAIVFGIATISNDNLQDLKTGQLVGATPWKQQVALIIGVVFGSLVIPPILQVMLNGFGFQGMESAGEDALAAPQAALMSSVASGIFDSSLDWNLIFIGMAIGAVLIIIDELLRKFTDKYSLSPLAAGMGMYLPAALTIVIPIGAILGTFYDKWAAKQSHPEFAKRMGTLLATGLIVGESLFGVVNAGIIAAAGGESPLEIFEGGASATVVGVILFIVALTFIYRWTKRTVKSS; via the coding sequence ATGGCGAACGCATCATCCGCCGCAGGTTCCAAGGCCTCCCTGCCCGAGCTGACGCTGCGCGGCATCATTATCGGTGGCCTGATTACCCTCATCTTCACCGCCGCCAACGTGTACTTAGGCCTGAAGGTGGGCCTGACCTTTGCTACCTCCATCCCGGCCGCCGTGATTTCCATGGCGGTGCTGCGCCGGTTCAAGGGCCACAACATTAAAGAAAACAACATCGTGCAGACCATCGCCTCTGCCGCAGGCACCTTGTCCGCCATCATCTTTGTCCTCCCGGGCCTGGTGATGGTGGGGTACTGGCAGGGCTTTGGCTTCGTGCAGACGGCGGGCGTGTGCATCATCGGCGGCGTGCTGGGCGTGATGTATTCCATCCCGCTGCGCCGTGCTTTGGTCACCGGCTCCGATTTGCCCTACCCGGAGGGCGTGGCCGCGGCCGAGGTCCTCAAGGTGGGTGATGAGAATGCGTCCGGCACCAGCCAAGAAGAAAACGCCAAGGGCCTGCGCGTCATCGTCGCCGGCGGCATTACCTCGGCCGTCATGGCGCTGCTGACCGCAATGAAAGCCGCCGCCTCCGAGGTCACCGCCTATTTCAAGCTCGGCGCCGGCGCGACCACCCTGGGTACCAGCCTGTCCACCGCGCTTATCGGCGTGGGCCACATGGTGGGCCTGCCGGTAGGCATTGCCATGCTGGTTGGCGTGGTGATTTCCTACTTCATTTTGCTGCCCATTTTCACCACCGGCGATATTACGGGCGCCACCGCGCTTGCCGACGTCGTCGATACCACCTTCTCCGATGACATCCGCTTCATCGGTGTGGGCACCATGGCCATTGCTGCCATTTGGACCCTGTTGAAGATCGCCGCTCCCATTGCTGTGGGCATCCGCCAGTCCCTGGCCTCCTCGCGCGCCCGCAAGTCCGGCTCCGCTGTGGACGTCACCGAGCGCGATATTCCCTTCCCCTATGTCGCCACCACCATCGTGGCGTTCATGGTGCCTATCGCGCTGCTGTTGTGGGACTTCGTGCGTGGTACCGATATTCACGACCACATGGCCGTGCTCATCACCGTCTCTGTCCTCTTTACCCTGCTGGTGGGCCTGATTATCGCCTCCGTGTGCGGCTACATGGCCGGCCTGATTGGCGCGTCTAACTCGCCAATTTCCTCCATCGGCATCATCGCCGTGCTCGCCGCCTCGCTGCTCATCGCGGCTGTCACCCGCGGCACCACTGCGGATCCTTTGTCTTTGGTGGCCTATACGCTCTTCACCGCGGCCATTGTTTTTGGCATTGCCACCATTTCCAATGACAACCTGCAGGACCTCAAGACCGGTCAGCTCGTCGGCGCTACTCCGTGGAAGCAGCAAGTAGCGCTCATCATCGGCGTGGTCTTCGGCTCCCTGGTCATCCCGCCGATTCTGCAGGTCATGCTCAATGGCTTCGGCTTCCAAGGCATGGAAAGCGCCGGTGAAGACGCCTTGGCCGCCCCGCAGGCCGCCCTGATGTCCTCCGTTGCCTCCGGCATCTTCGATAGCTCGTTGGACTGGAACCTCATCTTTATCGGTATGGCCATTGGCGCTGTCCTCATTATTATTGACGAGCTCCTGCGCAAGTTCACCGATAAGTACTCGCTGTCCCCGCTGGCCGCCGGCATGGGTATGTACCTACCAGCCGCCCTGACTATCGTCATTCCAATTGGCGCCATCTTGGGCACCTTCTATGACAAGTGGGCCGCGAAGCAATCCCACCCAGAGTTTGCCAAGCGTATGGGTACCCTCCTGGCCACCGGCCTGATCGTGGGCGAGTCCCTCTTTGGCGTGGTCAACGCCGGTATCATTGCCGCCGCTGGCGGCGAGAGCCCGCTAGAGATCTTCGAGGGTGGTGCCTCCGCCACCGTGGTGGGCGTGATCCTCTTTATTGTCGCGCTGACGTTCATCTACCGCTGGACTAAGCGCACGGTGAAGAGCTCCTAG
- a CDS encoding alpha/beta hydrolase, whose protein sequence is MMKKHVTACLTAAAVLAAPVAVSGTLTAGAIAQEAPAPAPAADQKPDVLGRPTVSEMQVSDEEGYFDSAHGQGVKIYYRKQKVANPRGAVVLAHGVSEHSGRYDYVAKRLLDAGYNVYRVDHRGHGKSAGGSVPLGHIDNFQYILDDFDHVVDMATEENQGVKTFLLGHSMGSLTVEAYGIREPGKVDGIITNGGGAPLNLSGRNVAGKNITPDDISETQKKLDPTIFERLPLAQLTSFNAHYAQNLIPHRTEIGAQSPEWSKNIKLSNPFTDGVSTSQAVKDEYASSPLIAQKTSAGTALQLAAIANYDAVNADLFTAPTLIMHGTKDGIVPPYFSQDWYNSISSEDVEYVTWEGQKHEVFNEPAADQALDTVVDWLDRHA, encoded by the coding sequence ATGATGAAGAAGCACGTAACCGCTTGCCTGACGGCGGCAGCAGTACTGGCGGCACCAGTCGCGGTATCTGGCACGCTCACAGCAGGGGCAATCGCTCAGGAAGCCCCGGCGCCTGCGCCCGCGGCAGACCAGAAACCAGATGTATTGGGGCGCCCAACTGTCTCGGAAATGCAGGTATCCGATGAGGAAGGCTACTTCGACAGCGCTCACGGCCAGGGCGTGAAGATCTACTACCGCAAGCAGAAGGTGGCCAACCCACGCGGTGCGGTGGTTCTTGCGCACGGTGTCTCTGAACACTCGGGGCGATATGATTACGTCGCCAAGCGCCTGCTGGATGCGGGCTACAACGTCTACCGTGTAGACCACCGCGGGCACGGAAAGTCCGCGGGCGGCAGCGTGCCACTGGGGCACATCGATAACTTCCAGTACATCCTGGATGATTTCGACCATGTGGTGGACATGGCCACGGAAGAAAATCAGGGAGTAAAGACCTTCCTGCTGGGCCACTCGATGGGCTCGCTGACCGTGGAGGCCTATGGCATCCGCGAGCCGGGCAAGGTTGATGGCATCATCACCAACGGTGGCGGGGCGCCGCTGAACCTTTCGGGCAGGAATGTGGCCGGAAAGAATATCACCCCGGATGATATTTCGGAGACCCAGAAGAAGCTGGATCCCACCATCTTTGAGCGCCTGCCGCTGGCCCAACTCACCAGCTTTAATGCGCACTATGCGCAGAACCTGATTCCGCACCGCACCGAAATCGGCGCACAATCGCCGGAGTGGAGCAAGAACATCAAGCTTTCTAACCCATTCACGGATGGGGTCTCCACCAGCCAGGCGGTCAAGGACGAGTATGCTTCGAGCCCGCTCATCGCACAGAAGACCAGCGCCGGTACCGCCCTGCAGCTGGCGGCAATCGCGAATTATGATGCCGTCAATGCGGATCTCTTCACCGCACCGACGCTCATCATGCACGGCACCAAGGATGGCATCGTGCCGCCGTATTTCTCCCAGGATTGGTACAACTCCATCTCTTCCGAAGACGTGGAGTATGTGACCTGGGAAGGTCAGAAGCACGAGGTCTTCAATGAGCCGGCTGCCGATCAGGCCCTCGACACCGTCGTGGACTGGCTGGACCGCCACGCCTAA
- the ppk2 gene encoding polyphosphate kinase 2 — protein sequence MADIKDDDLPEIDLAKTDGYVVDGTDEDDPSLIMPDGSPVQTWRENYPYDERMTRDEYESVKRALQIELLKWQNWTKETGQRHIIIFEGRDAAGKGGTIKRFNEHLNPRGARTVALEKPSPRESTSWYFQRYIEHFPAGGEIVFFDRSWYNRSGVERVMGFCTESQHAEFLREVPMLENMILGSGISLTKLWFSVTRKEQRTRFAIRQIDPVRQWKLSPMDLASLDKWDDYTRAKEEQFRYTDTEESPWITIKSNDKKRARINAMRYVLSKFEYTNKDHELVGEVDENIVKRGRDQIGD from the coding sequence ATGGCTGATATTAAAGACGACGACCTTCCCGAGATTGACCTGGCAAAAACTGACGGCTACGTCGTCGATGGAACCGATGAGGATGATCCTTCGCTGATCATGCCGGATGGTTCCCCGGTTCAGACTTGGCGGGAAAATTACCCCTACGATGAGCGTATGACTCGCGATGAGTACGAGTCTGTGAAGCGTGCTCTGCAGATTGAGCTGCTGAAGTGGCAGAACTGGACCAAGGAGACTGGCCAGCGCCACATCATTATCTTTGAGGGTCGCGACGCGGCCGGCAAGGGTGGCACCATTAAGCGCTTTAACGAGCACCTGAACCCGCGTGGCGCTCGCACTGTCGCTCTGGAGAAGCCGTCGCCGCGTGAGTCCACCTCCTGGTACTTCCAGCGCTATATTGAACACTTCCCGGCCGGTGGCGAGATCGTCTTCTTTGACCGCTCTTGGTACAACCGCTCCGGTGTGGAGCGCGTTATGGGCTTTTGTACCGAAAGCCAGCACGCGGAGTTCCTCCGTGAGGTTCCGATGCTGGAGAACATGATTCTTGGCTCGGGAATCTCTCTGACCAAGCTGTGGTTCTCTGTTACCCGTAAGGAGCAGCGCACCCGCTTCGCTATCCGCCAGATCGACCCGGTGCGCCAGTGGAAGCTGTCCCCGATGGACTTGGCTTCGCTGGATAAGTGGGATGACTACACCCGCGCAAAGGAAGAGCAGTTCCGCTACACGGATACGGAAGAGTCGCCGTGGATCACCATTAAGTCCAACGACAAAAAGCGCGCCCGTATTAACGCCATGCGCTATGTGCTGTCCAAGTTCGAGTACACGAACAAGGACCACGAGCTAGTGGGCGAGGTCGATGAGAACATCGTCAAGCGTGGTCGCGACCAGATTGGTGACTAG
- the groL gene encoding chaperonin GroEL (60 kDa chaperone family; promotes refolding of misfolded polypeptides especially under stressful conditions; forms two stacked rings of heptamers to form a barrel-shaped 14mer; ends can be capped by GroES; misfolded proteins enter the barrel where they are refolded when GroES binds), which yields MAKIIAFDEEARRGLERGLNTLADAVKVTLGPKGRNVVLEKSWGAPTITNDGVSIAREIELEDAYEKIGAELVKEVAKKTDDVAGDGTTTATVLAQALVREGLRNVAAGSNPMGIKRGIETATKKVVDSLLSSAKEVETQEQIATTAGISAADPAIGEKIAEAMYTVGNGSVNKDSVITVEESNTFGVDLEVTEGMRFDKGYISGYFATDMERQEAVLEDPYILLVSSKISNIKDLVPLLEKVMQSGKPLLIIAEDVEGEALSTLVVNKIRGTFKSVAVKAPGFGDRRKATLQDMAILTGGQVISEEVGLSLETAELEYLGQARKVVVTKDETTIVQGAGSQEQIDGRIKQIRAEIESSDSDYDREKLQERLAKLSGGVAVLKVGAATEVELKERKHRIEDAVRNAKAAVEEGIVAGGGVALLQAASVLDSLDDLKGDEATGVKIVREALSAPLKQIAHNAGLEPGVVADKVASLPAGEGLNAATGEYVNLMEAGINDPVKVTRSALQNAASIAALFLTTEAVVADKPEPAGANNGMPDADAMGGMGF from the coding sequence ATGGCAAAGATTATCGCTTTTGATGAAGAGGCCCGCCGCGGCCTCGAGCGCGGCCTCAACACGCTTGCCGACGCCGTCAAGGTCACCCTCGGCCCCAAGGGCCGCAACGTCGTCCTGGAAAAGTCCTGGGGTGCCCCGACCATTACCAACGACGGTGTTTCCATCGCTCGCGAAATCGAGCTCGAGGATGCTTACGAGAAGATCGGCGCTGAGCTGGTCAAGGAAGTTGCCAAGAAGACCGATGACGTCGCTGGCGACGGCACCACCACCGCAACCGTGCTGGCACAGGCTCTGGTACGCGAGGGTCTGCGCAACGTAGCCGCAGGTTCCAACCCAATGGGCATCAAGCGCGGCATCGAGACCGCAACCAAGAAGGTCGTGGACTCCCTGCTGTCTTCCGCCAAGGAAGTAGAAACCCAGGAGCAGATCGCTACCACCGCTGGCATTTCCGCTGCTGACCCGGCCATCGGCGAGAAGATCGCCGAGGCTATGTACACCGTGGGCAACGGCTCCGTAAACAAGGACTCCGTTATCACCGTGGAAGAGTCCAATACCTTCGGTGTTGACCTTGAGGTAACTGAGGGCATGCGCTTTGATAAGGGCTACATCTCCGGCTACTTCGCTACCGATATGGAGCGCCAGGAGGCCGTCCTCGAGGATCCATACATCCTGCTGGTTTCCTCCAAGATCTCCAACATCAAGGACCTGGTTCCGCTGCTGGAGAAGGTTATGCAGTCCGGCAAGCCGCTGCTCATCATCGCTGAGGACGTTGAGGGCGAGGCCCTGTCCACCCTCGTTGTGAACAAGATCCGCGGCACCTTCAAGTCCGTTGCGGTTAAGGCACCGGGCTTCGGCGACCGCCGCAAGGCCACCCTGCAGGACATGGCTATCCTCACCGGCGGCCAGGTCATCTCCGAAGAGGTCGGCCTCTCCCTCGAGACCGCCGAGCTCGAGTACCTGGGCCAGGCCCGCAAGGTTGTCGTCACCAAGGACGAGACCACCATCGTTCAGGGTGCTGGCTCCCAAGAGCAGATCGACGGCCGCATCAAGCAGATTCGTGCCGAGATCGAAAGCTCCGATTCCGACTACGACCGCGAGAAGCTGCAGGAGCGCCTGGCTAAGCTCTCCGGCGGCGTTGCCGTCCTCAAGGTCGGCGCCGCTACCGAGGTTGAGCTCAAGGAGCGCAAGCACCGCATCGAGGACGCAGTCCGCAACGCAAAGGCTGCCGTGGAAGAAGGCATCGTTGCCGGCGGCGGCGTAGCGCTGCTGCAGGCTGCTTCTGTCCTGGATTCCCTGGATGACCTCAAGGGCGACGAGGCTACCGGCGTCAAGATCGTCCGCGAGGCACTGTCTGCACCGCTGAAGCAGATTGCACACAACGCTGGCCTCGAGCCAGGCGTTGTTGCTGACAAGGTTGCCTCCCTGCCAGCAGGCGAGGGTCTTAACGCTGCTACCGGTGAGTACGTCAACCTCATGGAGGCTGGCATCAATGACCCGGTTAAGGTCACCCGCTCCGCTCTGCAGAACGCTGCATCCATTGCAGCTCTGTTCCTGACCACCGAGGCTGTCGTTGCCGACAAGCCTGAGCCGGCCGGCGCCAACAACGGTATGCCGGACGCTGACGCCATGGGCGGCATGGGATTCTAA